A stretch of Bacillota bacterium DNA encodes these proteins:
- a CDS encoding L-2-amino-thiazoline-4-carboxylic acid hydrolase — translation MSPTVSPEHERDVEILAERLAMLYRHFAQAIVDELGEERGRALVSQAVTAYGQECGTKVRSKVGSMGEDLSIANYALGKDLPSVGWSLEVTRDEPGIREVKISRCPLAQYWIAQGCASLGRLYCLVDPSKYSAYKEGIQCSHPRNVLDGDEWCVMRIEEPGSSA, via the coding sequence GTGAGCCCGACTGTATCGCCAGAGCATGAGAGGGACGTGGAAATCCTGGCGGAGCGCCTGGCCATGCTATACCGCCACTTCGCCCAGGCAATCGTGGATGAGCTGGGAGAGGAGCGGGGAAGGGCCCTGGTATCCCAGGCAGTCACAGCCTACGGGCAGGAATGCGGCACGAAGGTCCGCTCCAAGGTAGGGAGTATGGGTGAGGATCTGAGTATCGCCAACTATGCCCTCGGCAAGGACCTCCCATCGGTGGGTTGGAGCCTGGAGGTCACCCGGGACGAGCCGGGGATCCGGGAGGTGAAGATTAGCCGGTGCCCGCTGGCACAGTACTGGATAGCCCAGGGTTGCGCCAGCCTGGGCAGGCTCTACTGCCTCGTGGACCCCTCCAAGTACTCAGCGTACAAAGAGGGAATCCAGTGCTCGCACCCCAGGAACGTGCTGGACGGGGACGAGTGG